The Janthinobacterium lividum genome has a window encoding:
- the leuS gene encoding leucine--tRNA ligase has protein sequence MQDKYSPADVEQAAQSHWKAIDAYKAVEHDPRFPKGKYFACSMLPYPSGKLHMGHVRNYTINDVMYRYLRMNGYNVLMPMGWDAFGMPAENAAMANNVPPAQWTYSNIAHMKQQMESMGLAIDWSREMTACKPEYYKWNQWMFLKMLEKGIIYKKTGTVNWDPIDQTVLANEQVVDGRGWRSGALIEKREIPMYYARITDYAEELLAYVDDKLPGWPERVRTMQTNWIGKSTGVRFAFPHQIKDANGSLIGDGKLYVFTTRPDTVMGVTFCAVAAEHPLAIHAAQTNADLAAFNAECKLGSVIEADMATMEKKGMPTGLFVTHPLTGAQVEVWVGNYVLITYGDGAVMGVPAHDERDFGFAKKYNLPIKQVIEVKGQEFSTDAWQESYGSKDGVCVASGKYDGLHFASAVDAVAADLAELGLGEKKTTFRLRDWGISRQRYWGTPIPMIHCADCGVVPVPEKDLPVVLPEDCVPDGTGNPLNKYEAFLQCDCPQCGKPARRETDTMDTFVDSSWYYMRYTSPGSNDAMVDARNDYWMPMDQYIGGIEHAVMHLLYARFWTKIMRDFGLVKFDEPFVNLLTQGMVLNETYFRKDAVGKTTWFNPDDVRLSLDDKGRPQSAVLVADGQPVEIGGTEKMSKSKNNGIDPQAQIEQYGADTARLFTMFASPPEQTLEWSGSGVEGANRFLRRVWNFGYAQSATIQAALAGGAAPATGDAQKNLRRELHKLLQQADYDLKRIQYNTVVSACMKMLNTLESAKLDDSAQSKALIAEGFSIFLRLLNPVAPHITHVLWQELGYAGVHGDLLNVAWPQVDPAALEQSEIEMMIQVNGKLRGSITVSKDADKASIEAAALACESVQKYVETTPKKIIVVPGKLISIVV, from the coding sequence ATGCAAGATAAATATAGTCCCGCCGACGTCGAACAAGCCGCCCAATCGCACTGGAAGGCGATCGACGCCTATAAAGCCGTCGAACACGACCCGCGTTTCCCAAAAGGCAAGTATTTTGCCTGCTCGATGCTGCCTTACCCTTCGGGCAAGCTGCACATGGGTCACGTGCGCAACTATACGATCAATGACGTGATGTACCGCTACCTGCGCATGAATGGCTACAACGTGCTCATGCCGATGGGCTGGGATGCGTTCGGCATGCCGGCGGAAAACGCTGCCATGGCCAACAACGTGCCGCCCGCGCAATGGACGTATTCGAATATCGCCCACATGAAGCAGCAGATGGAATCGATGGGCCTGGCCATCGACTGGTCGCGCGAAATGACCGCCTGCAAGCCCGAATACTACAAATGGAACCAGTGGATGTTCCTGAAGATGCTGGAAAAAGGCATCATCTACAAGAAGACCGGTACCGTGAACTGGGATCCGATCGACCAGACCGTGCTGGCCAACGAGCAAGTCGTCGATGGCCGCGGCTGGCGTTCGGGCGCGCTGATCGAAAAGCGCGAAATCCCCATGTACTACGCGCGCATCACCGATTACGCGGAAGAATTGCTGGCCTATGTGGATGACAAGCTGCCGGGCTGGCCCGAGCGCGTGCGCACCATGCAGACCAACTGGATCGGCAAGTCGACGGGCGTGCGCTTCGCCTTCCCGCATCAGATCAAGGACGCGAATGGCTCCCTGATCGGCGACGGCAAGCTGTATGTGTTTACCACCCGTCCGGACACCGTCATGGGCGTGACCTTCTGCGCCGTGGCCGCCGAACACCCGCTGGCGATCCACGCCGCGCAAACCAATGCCGACTTGGCCGCCTTCAACGCCGAATGCAAACTCGGCTCCGTCATCGAAGCGGACATGGCAACGATGGAGAAGAAGGGCATGCCGACCGGCCTGTTCGTTACGCATCCGTTGACGGGCGCGCAGGTGGAAGTGTGGGTCGGTAATTACGTGCTGATCACCTACGGCGATGGCGCCGTGATGGGCGTGCCGGCGCACGACGAGCGCGATTTCGGCTTTGCCAAGAAATACAATCTGCCGATCAAGCAAGTCATCGAAGTCAAGGGCCAGGAATTTTCGACGGACGCGTGGCAGGAATCGTATGGCAGCAAGGATGGCGTCTGCGTCGCCTCCGGCAAATACGACGGCCTGCATTTCGCTTCCGCCGTCGATGCGGTGGCCGCCGACTTGGCCGAGCTGGGCCTGGGCGAAAAGAAAACCACGTTCCGCCTGCGCGACTGGGGCATTTCGCGCCAGCGCTACTGGGGCACGCCGATCCCTATGATCCATTGCGCCGATTGCGGCGTGGTGCCGGTGCCGGAAAAAGACTTGCCGGTGGTGCTGCCGGAAGACTGCGTGCCGGACGGTACGGGCAATCCGCTGAACAAATATGAAGCCTTTTTGCAGTGCGATTGCCCGCAGTGCGGCAAGCCGGCGCGCCGTGAGACGGACACCATGGATACTTTTGTGGATTCGTCGTGGTACTACATGCGCTATACATCGCCAGGTTCGAACGATGCCATGGTCGACGCGCGCAACGATTACTGGATGCCGATGGACCAGTACATCGGCGGCATCGAACACGCCGTCATGCACTTGCTGTACGCGCGCTTCTGGACCAAGATCATGCGCGACTTCGGCCTGGTCAAGTTCGACGAGCCATTCGTCAACCTGTTGACGCAAGGCATGGTGCTCAACGAAACCTACTTCCGCAAGGACGCGGTGGGCAAGACCACCTGGTTCAACCCGGATGACGTGCGCCTGTCCCTCGACGACAAGGGCCGTCCGCAAAGCGCCGTCCTGGTGGCCGACGGCCAGCCGGTGGAAATCGGCGGCACGGAAAAAATGTCGAAGTCGAAGAACAACGGCATCGATCCGCAAGCGCAGATCGAGCAGTACGGCGCCGACACGGCCCGTCTGTTTACCATGTTCGCTTCGCCGCCGGAACAGACGCTGGAATGGTCGGGCAGCGGCGTCGAAGGCGCGAACCGCTTCCTGCGCCGCGTGTGGAACTTCGGCTACGCCCAGTCGGCCACGATTCAAGCCGCGCTGGCTGGCGGCGCGGCACCGGCCACGGGCGACGCGCAGAAAAACCTGCGCCGCGAATTGCACAAGCTGCTGCAGCAAGCCGATTACGACTTGAAGCGCATCCAGTACAACACCGTGGTGTCGGCCTGCATGAAGATGCTCAACACGCTGGAATCGGCCAAGCTCGATGACAGCGCGCAGTCGAAAGCACTGATCGCCGAAGGCTTCTCCATCTTCCTGCGCCTGCTCAATCCCGTCGCGCCGCACATCACCCACGTGCTGTGGCAGGAACTGGGCTACGCTGGCGTGCACGGCGACCTGCTCAACGTCGCCTGGCCGCAAGTCGACCCGGCCGCATTGGAACAGTCCGAGATCGAGATGATGATCCAGGTGAACGGCAAGCTGCGCGGCTCGATCACGGTATCCAAGGATGCGGACAAGGCCAGCATCGAAGCGGCTGCGCTGGCGTGCGAAAGTGTGCAGAAGTATGTCGAGACCACGCCGAAGAAGATCATCGTCGTGCCAGGCAAGTTAATCAGCATCGTGGTGTAA
- the lptE gene encoding LPS assembly lipoprotein LptE → MTTSSSISLLGRRAVLALGLTVLLSACGFHLRGSNGSFMLPFATMYIGLPDTSPLAIGLKRYIRAIGSTEVVDTKDGADAVLEVLNDPERNRTKTILSLNKNGRVQEYQLGYSINFRVVDKAGNQLLAPTTISLVRPITFDESQVLAKETEEAALYRDMRNDLVQQIMRRLAAIKPVLPAMSVAPVAPVAPVTPVAPAAPQQ, encoded by the coding sequence ATGACGACTTCCTCTTCCATATCGCTGTTGGGCCGCCGTGCCGTCCTGGCTTTGGGTCTGACGGTTTTGCTGTCGGCCTGCGGCTTTCATTTGCGCGGTTCGAACGGCAGTTTCATGCTGCCGTTCGCGACGATGTACATCGGCTTGCCCGACACGTCGCCGCTGGCGATCGGCCTGAAGCGCTATATCCGCGCCATTGGCAGCACGGAGGTGGTCGACACCAAGGATGGCGCCGACGCCGTCCTTGAAGTTCTCAACGACCCGGAGAGGAATCGTACCAAGACCATTTTGTCGCTGAATAAAAATGGCCGCGTGCAAGAATACCAACTCGGCTATTCGATCAATTTCCGCGTGGTGGACAAGGCCGGCAACCAGTTGCTGGCACCGACCACCATCAGCCTGGTGCGTCCGATTACCTTCGACGAATCGCAGGTACTGGCCAAGGAAACCGAGGAAGCGGCGCTGTACCGCGACATGCGCAACGACCTGGTGCAGCAGATCATGCGCCGACTGGCCGCCATCAAGCCGGTGCTGCCGGCCATGTCGGTGGCGCCGGTGGCGCCAGTGGCGCCAGTGACGCCGGTCGCGCCGGCAGCCCCGCAGCAGTAA
- the holA gene encoding DNA polymerase III subunit delta, translated as MQLRIDALDGHVAKPLAQLYVITSDEHLLALEAADKIRRAARAQGYSERDVLTVERSFKWGELLAANQELSLFGDKKMIELRIPTGKPGKDGGAALQSYAKNLSPDNLTLITLPKLDWATQKAAWVASLQQAAVYIEIPNVERAQLPAWISQRLAAQGQSAERASIDFIAERVEGNLLAAHQEIQKLGLLHAAGKLTYEQVQDAVLNVARYDVFKLSEAMLAGDPARLVRMLEGLKGEGEALPLVLWAVSEEIRTLLKLKAGMAQGRPLGALLKEYRIWGPRERMMEPALRRISLPVLEAALQQAAQVDKMIKGLRAKGYAGDAWDAMLQLGLKIARG; from the coding sequence ATGCAATTGCGGATAGACGCGCTCGATGGGCATGTGGCCAAGCCGCTGGCGCAGCTGTATGTGATCACCAGCGACGAACACCTGCTGGCGCTGGAAGCGGCCGACAAGATCCGCCGCGCGGCGCGCGCGCAGGGTTACTCCGAGCGCGATGTGCTGACGGTGGAGCGCAGCTTCAAGTGGGGCGAACTGCTGGCGGCGAACCAGGAGCTGTCGCTGTTCGGGGACAAGAAAATGATCGAGCTGCGCATCCCCACCGGCAAGCCGGGCAAGGATGGCGGCGCGGCGCTGCAAAGCTACGCGAAAAACCTCAGTCCCGACAACCTGACCCTGATCACCTTGCCCAAGCTGGACTGGGCGACGCAGAAGGCGGCCTGGGTCGCCAGCCTGCAGCAGGCGGCCGTGTATATCGAGATTCCGAATGTGGAGCGGGCGCAGTTGCCGGCCTGGATATCCCAGCGCCTGGCCGCGCAGGGGCAAAGTGCCGAACGGGCCAGCATCGACTTCATCGCCGAACGGGTGGAAGGTAACTTGCTGGCGGCACACCAGGAAATCCAGAAACTGGGCTTGCTGCATGCCGCGGGCAAGCTGACGTATGAGCAAGTGCAGGACGCGGTACTGAACGTGGCCCGCTACGATGTCTTCAAGCTGTCCGAAGCCATGCTGGCCGGTGACCCGGCGCGCCTGGTGCGCATGCTCGAAGGCTTGAAGGGCGAGGGCGAGGCGCTGCCGCTGGTTTTGTGGGCCGTCTCCGAAGAAATCCGCACGCTGTTAAAATTGAAGGCTGGCATGGCGCAAGGGCGCCCATTGGGCGCGCTGCTGAAGGAATACCGCATCTGGGGTCCGCGCGAGCGGATGATGGAACCGGCCCTGCGGCGCATTTCTCTACCCGTGCTGGAAGCGGCGCTGCAGCAGGCGGCGCAGGTGGACAAGATGATCAAGGGCTTGCGCGCCAAGGGCTACGCGGGCGATGCCTGGGATGCCATGCTGCAGTTGGGCCTGAAGATCGCCCGAGGCTAG
- a CDS encoding 2-hydroxychromene-2-carboxylate isomerase, whose protein sequence is MSASQSKVVQYFFAPHSPWTYLGHARLMAIAAKTGAQIDVRPFDLGKVFSVSGGLPLAKRAPQRQAYRLAELARWSAFLQVPLTLQPKFFPVSPEASAKLIVATRLAHGVEASLNLAHAIMRGLWAEERNIGDEETLVQIALDAGFDGRQLLKTSETASVQAEYDANTEAATAASVFGSPWYIVDGEGYWGQDRLDFVERALAG, encoded by the coding sequence ATGAGTGCAAGTCAGAGCAAAGTCGTGCAATATTTCTTCGCCCCCCACTCGCCATGGACCTACCTGGGTCACGCGCGCCTGATGGCCATCGCCGCAAAGACGGGCGCACAGATCGACGTGCGCCCCTTCGACCTTGGCAAGGTTTTCAGCGTTTCGGGCGGCCTGCCGCTGGCCAAGCGCGCACCGCAGCGCCAGGCGTATCGCCTGGCCGAACTGGCGCGCTGGTCGGCCTTTTTGCAAGTGCCATTGACCTTGCAGCCAAAGTTCTTCCCCGTGTCGCCGGAAGCCTCGGCCAAGCTGATCGTCGCCACGCGCCTGGCGCACGGCGTGGAGGCATCGCTGAACCTGGCCCACGCCATCATGCGCGGCCTGTGGGCTGAAGAGCGCAACATCGGCGATGAGGAAACCCTGGTGCAGATCGCGCTGGATGCCGGCTTCGATGGCCGCCAGTTGCTGAAAACGTCGGAAACGGCCAGCGTGCAGGCCGAATACGATGCCAATACGGAAGCGGCCACCGCCGCCAGCGTGTTCGGTTCGCCGTGGTACATCGTCGATGGCGAAGGGTACTGGGGCCAGGACCGCCTCGATTTTGTCGAGCGGGCGCTGGCAGGGTAG
- a CDS encoding HDOD domain-containing protein: MHQSDQDIRNRLLIARLPAMPQILIKLIAHLQADDAGMPELAALIAKDAGMTSKILGVANSSAYHRQSKVVSLEQSLVSLGTDMIKTLVISESVFQTFNSFPHSGSTDLRAFWKSSLSAAVMARALAKAMAYPHVEEAYLAGLLHNVGRLALLATAPKEYAFNFAARDDASLCAVEQRTLQITHAEAGAWLIERWHLDSFLADSVLYHHEPLARLEASHPLIRIVRLAHLLCCHADDAESITQAASLCALDVGVLEDLTGSVARQVAQAAQHLGIDLTGADDIATPPAYAPPSIDPVQQRLSDEVRNMVLVSEVGQTFARQQGESKLLEAITRSARILFDFDTAVILLQNPTGHALIGVAAGEHQQRLAGFSIPLAKGGPLAASVLECQLAFLKRDLPALGIVEEQLFRILGTDSLVCVPLVAGQRSLGVLIGGVAAWQIPACQKREGFLRAYANQAATALETALSARGLARRQLDHVAEEYRAASRRVVHEVNNPLSIIKNYLSVLDHKLEKQEPVTGEMAILNEEIDRVGQLISGLADLQPVAVSGVTDCARVVDDVLRLFRATDFLPPKIEVVTHMQDAPCEVEADADMLKQILLNLLKNAVEALPDGGRIEVANRGHVNRDRRLYLELCVSDNGAGLAPEVLANLFSPVRSSKEGAHHGLGLSIVHDLVTRLHGVIGCRSSKSGTSFEILLPVPLPASAAAALPAPGNIALSS; the protein is encoded by the coding sequence ATGCATCAATCTGATCAAGATATTCGCAATCGCCTGCTGATTGCCCGCCTGCCGGCCATGCCGCAGATCCTCATCAAGCTGATCGCCCACTTGCAGGCCGACGATGCCGGCATGCCGGAGCTGGCCGCCCTGATCGCCAAGGATGCGGGCATGACCAGCAAGATCCTCGGCGTGGCCAACAGCTCGGCCTACCATCGCCAGAGCAAGGTCGTCAGCCTGGAACAGTCGCTCGTGTCGCTGGGCACGGACATGATCAAGACCCTGGTCATCAGCGAATCCGTGTTCCAGACCTTCAACAGCTTTCCCCATTCCGGCAGCACGGATTTGCGCGCTTTCTGGAAAAGTTCGCTATCGGCTGCCGTCATGGCGCGCGCCCTGGCCAAGGCCATGGCGTATCCGCACGTCGAGGAAGCGTATCTGGCAGGCTTGCTGCATAACGTGGGCCGCCTGGCCTTGCTGGCCACGGCGCCGAAGGAATACGCGTTCAATTTCGCGGCGCGCGACGATGCCTCCCTGTGCGCGGTGGAGCAGCGCACCTTGCAGATCACGCATGCCGAAGCGGGCGCCTGGCTGATCGAGCGCTGGCATCTCGATTCCTTCCTGGCCGACAGCGTGCTGTATCACCATGAACCGCTGGCGCGCCTGGAAGCGAGCCATCCCCTGATCCGCATCGTGCGCCTGGCGCACCTGCTGTGCTGTCATGCCGACGATGCGGAGTCGATCACGCAGGCGGCAAGCCTGTGCGCGCTGGACGTCGGGGTACTGGAAGACCTGACCGGCAGCGTGGCGCGCCAGGTGGCGCAGGCCGCGCAGCACCTGGGCATCGACCTGACCGGCGCGGACGATATCGCCACGCCGCCCGCGTATGCGCCGCCATCCATCGATCCGGTGCAGCAGCGCCTGTCCGACGAAGTGCGCAACATGGTGCTGGTTTCCGAAGTGGGGCAGACCTTTGCCCGGCAACAGGGCGAGAGCAAGCTGCTCGAAGCCATCACGCGCTCGGCGCGCATCCTGTTCGATTTCGACACTGCCGTCATCCTGCTGCAAAACCCCACCGGTCATGCGTTGATCGGCGTGGCCGCGGGAGAACATCAGCAGCGCCTGGCCGGATTCTCGATCCCGCTGGCCAAAGGTGGCCCCTTGGCTGCCTCGGTGCTGGAGTGTCAGCTGGCTTTCCTGAAACGCGACTTGCCGGCGCTGGGCATCGTCGAGGAGCAGCTGTTCCGCATCTTGGGCACAGACAGCCTGGTCTGCGTGCCGCTGGTGGCAGGCCAGCGCAGCCTGGGCGTGTTGATTGGCGGCGTGGCGGCGTGGCAGATTCCCGCTTGCCAGAAGCGCGAGGGTTTCCTGCGCGCCTATGCCAACCAGGCCGCCACGGCGTTGGAAACGGCCCTCAGCGCGCGCGGCTTGGCACGGCGCCAGCTCGATCACGTGGCCGAGGAATACCGCGCCGCGTCGCGCCGCGTCGTGCATGAAGTGAATAACCCGCTGTCCATCATCAAGAACTACCTGAGCGTGCTCGATCACAAGCTGGAGAAGCAGGAGCCGGTCACAGGCGAGATGGCTATCCTGAACGAGGAAATTGACCGCGTCGGCCAGTTGATCAGCGGCCTGGCTGATCTGCAGCCGGTGGCGGTAAGTGGCGTGACCGATTGCGCGCGTGTGGTCGACGATGTGCTGCGCCTGTTCCGCGCCACCGATTTCCTGCCGCCGAAGATCGAGGTGGTCACGCACATGCAGGACGCGCCATGCGAGGTGGAGGCCGATGCCGACATGCTCAAGCAAATCCTGCTCAACCTGCTGAAAAACGCCGTCGAAGCCTTGCCTGATGGCGGGCGCATCGAAGTGGCGAACCGCGGCCACGTCAACCGCGACCGTCGCCTGTATCTGGAATTGTGCGTCAGCGACAATGGCGCCGGTCTGGCGCCGGAAGTGCTGGCCAATCTGTTTTCCCCTGTGCGCAGCAGCAAGGAAGGGGCGCATCACGGCCTGGGCTTGTCCATCGTGCATGACCTGGTCACCCGCCTGCATGGCGTGATCGGCTGCCGCAGCAGCAAGTCCGGCACCTCGTTTGAAATTCTGCTGCCCGTTCCCTTGCCTGCGAGCGCTGCAGCCGCGCTGCCCGCGCCCGGCAATATCGCCTTGTCTTCGTAA
- a CDS encoding multidrug effflux MFS transporter — protein MFPTPPADVPPDPVTPVPPPTPSHMAPLSRGALAMMLAGLSMLGPLSIDTYLPAFGAIQGSLQASPLEVQQSLTFYMLAFAGMVLWHGAISDTFGRRNVILVSLLMFAIGSLGCASAHTVHYLWFFRIMQGVSAGAGVVISRAIIRDLYADAAAARLLSLVTMIFSIAPAVAPILGGWIVIWFDWRSIFLFLAFYTVVLLAFCYWRLPETLPMDKRQPFNPRFLASSYGQILRSPLFHIKAGIVALNFAGLFLFITAAPEMLPKQLGLGPSQFGWLFIPCVSGIFMGAAAANRIAGKVTFARQIGIGFAFLLCAASVNVVYHLFLPPSLPLSVLPLFFYTFGMSLVGPGATLLALDLFPHIRGTVASCQSFASTLLGAVVAGVISPLLSGSVLWLASGQLAFTGLALALWLISRRFRHRLLGSFKA, from the coding sequence ATGTTTCCCACGCCTCCGGCCGATGTGCCGCCCGACCCGGTCACGCCCGTTCCGCCTCCCACACCTAGCCACATGGCGCCGCTGAGCCGCGGTGCGCTGGCCATGATGCTGGCCGGGCTTTCGATGCTTGGGCCCCTGTCGATCGACACCTATCTGCCAGCGTTTGGCGCGATCCAGGGTTCGCTGCAAGCCTCGCCGTTGGAAGTGCAGCAGTCGCTGACGTTCTACATGCTGGCCTTTGCCGGCATGGTGCTGTGGCATGGCGCGATCTCGGATACCTTCGGCCGGCGCAACGTCATTCTCGTGTCCTTGCTGATGTTTGCCATCGGCTCGCTCGGCTGCGCTTCGGCGCACACGGTGCATTATCTGTGGTTCTTCCGCATCATGCAGGGCGTCTCGGCCGGCGCCGGCGTGGTGATCAGCCGCGCCATCATCCGCGACCTGTATGCCGATGCGGCGGCGGCGCGGCTGCTGTCGCTGGTGACGATGATCTTTTCCATCGCCCCGGCCGTGGCGCCGATTCTCGGCGGCTGGATCGTCATCTGGTTCGACTGGCGCTCGATCTTCCTGTTCCTCGCCTTTTACACGGTGGTGCTGCTGGCGTTCTGCTACTGGCGCCTGCCCGAAACCCTGCCGATGGACAAGCGCCAGCCGTTCAATCCCCGCTTCCTGGCCTCGAGCTATGGCCAGATCCTGCGCTCGCCCCTGTTCCACATCAAGGCGGGCATCGTCGCCCTCAATTTCGCGGGCCTGTTCCTGTTCATCACGGCCGCGCCGGAAATGCTGCCCAAGCAATTGGGCCTGGGGCCATCGCAATTCGGCTGGTTGTTCATTCCCTGCGTGAGCGGCATCTTCATGGGCGCCGCAGCGGCCAATCGCATCGCCGGCAAGGTCACGTTCGCGCGCCAGATCGGCATCGGCTTCGCCTTCCTGCTGTGCGCCGCCAGCGTCAATGTCGTGTATCACCTGTTCCTGCCGCCATCCTTGCCCTTGTCGGTGCTGCCCCTGTTCTTCTACACCTTTGGCATGTCGCTGGTGGGGCCGGGCGCGACCTTGCTGGCGCTCGATCTGTTCCCGCATATCCGCGGCACGGTGGCCTCGTGCCAGTCGTTTGCCAGCACCTTGCTGGGCGCCGTGGTGGCTGGCGTGATCTCGCCGCTGCTGTCCGGTTCCGTGCTGTGGCTGGCCTCGGGCCAGCTGGCGTTTACGGGTCTGGCGCTGGCCCTGTGGCTGATATCGCGGCGCTTCCGCCACCGTTTGCTGGGTTCCTTCAAGGCATAA
- a CDS encoding class I SAM-dependent RNA methyltransferase, with protein MEAALAEELGEIAQDSSTMKVHNQVPGGVHCSGDLLDSYRINLHSRIASRVLMRMAHSGYKTENDIYDLTLAQSWEDWFGVHHTIRVDVTAVKSPLRSLEFTTLKIKDAICDRFRDQFNERPSVNTKTPDMRIVGFLDAHTFTVYLDTSGEALFKRGWREETGDAPLRENLAAGLLRVSGWKPGMVLFDPMCGSGTILAEAAQMLQGIPPGASRQFAFENFHDFDPAPWNAMKNAIKVNPLPAEPTIFGSDISGDMVAMTRHNLRCAGVRFDVPLKQIEAQEVKPPSDVPGIMLTNPPYGERIGVRGDSTIPEDELSTSFYSAMGTTLKQRFAGWTVFLFTADLGLPKLLRLKEARKTPFFNGALECRLFRFDMVAGYNRREEAKPKPQQ; from the coding sequence ATGGAAGCGGCGCTGGCCGAGGAACTGGGCGAGATCGCCCAGGATAGTTCGACCATGAAGGTCCATAACCAGGTACCGGGCGGCGTACACTGCTCGGGCGACCTGCTGGACTCCTACCGCATCAACCTGCATTCGCGCATCGCTTCGCGCGTGCTGATGCGCATGGCCCATTCCGGCTACAAGACGGAAAATGATATTTACGATCTGACCCTGGCGCAATCCTGGGAAGACTGGTTTGGCGTGCACCATACGATCCGCGTCGACGTCACGGCCGTGAAATCGCCGCTGCGCAGCCTGGAATTCACGACCTTGAAAATCAAGGATGCGATCTGCGACCGCTTCCGCGACCAGTTCAACGAGCGTCCATCGGTCAACACCAAGACGCCGGACATGCGTATCGTCGGCTTCCTCGACGCACATACGTTTACCGTCTACCTCGACACTTCGGGCGAAGCCCTGTTCAAGCGCGGCTGGCGTGAAGAGACGGGCGACGCGCCGCTGCGCGAAAACCTGGCCGCTGGCCTGCTGCGCGTATCGGGCTGGAAGCCTGGCATGGTGCTGTTCGACCCGATGTGCGGTTCCGGCACCATCCTGGCCGAAGCGGCGCAGATGCTGCAGGGGATTCCGCCGGGCGCCTCGCGCCAGTTCGCCTTTGAAAACTTCCACGACTTCGATCCGGCACCGTGGAATGCCATGAAAAACGCCATCAAGGTCAATCCGCTGCCGGCTGAACCGACCATTTTCGGCAGCGACATTTCGGGCGACATGGTCGCCATGACGCGCCATAACCTGCGCTGCGCCGGCGTGCGTTTCGACGTGCCGCTGAAACAGATCGAAGCGCAGGAAGTCAAGCCGCCAAGCGACGTGCCTGGCATCATGCTGACCAACCCGCCGTATGGCGAGCGTATCGGCGTGCGTGGCGACAGCACCATCCCGGAAGATGAACTGTCGACGTCCTTCTATTCGGCCATGGGCACGACCCTGAAGCAGCGTTTCGCCGGCTGGACCGTGTTCCTGTTCACGGCCGACCTGGGCCTGCCCAAGCTGCTGCGTTTGAAAGAAGCGCGCAAGACGCCATTCTTCAACGGCGCACTGGAATGCCGTTTGTTCCGCTTCGATATGGTGGCGGGCTACAACCGCCGTGAAGAAGCCAAGCCCAAGCCACAGCAGTAA
- a CDS encoding CopD family protein, with the protein MLFLWTKAFHIIFVMSWFAGLFYLPRIFVNLAMETETVATERLLLMARKLYRFMSLLALPAMVLGLALMWMLYGGGEGRMKMPGWMHAKLTFVVLLLGYHHACGSILRKFEKGINKRSHTWFRWFNEVPVVMLLAVVVLVVVKPF; encoded by the coding sequence ATGCTCTTTCTCTGGACCAAAGCCTTCCACATCATCTTCGTCATGTCCTGGTTTGCCGGCCTGTTTTACTTGCCGCGCATTTTCGTGAACCTGGCGATGGAGACGGAAACGGTGGCCACCGAGCGCCTGCTGCTGATGGCGCGCAAGCTGTACCGCTTCATGTCCCTGCTGGCGCTGCCGGCCATGGTGCTGGGGCTGGCGTTGATGTGGATGCTGTACGGTGGGGGCGAAGGCCGCATGAAGATGCCGGGCTGGATGCACGCCAAGCTGACGTTCGTGGTGCTGCTGCTCGGCTACCACCACGCCTGCGGTTCCATCCTGCGCAAGTTTGAAAAAGGCATCAACAAGCGCAGCCATACCTGGTTCCGCTGGTTTAATGAAGTGCCGGTGGTGATGCTGCTGGCCGTCGTCGTGCTGGTCGTGGTCAAGCCTTTCTAA